In Pseudomonas deceptionensis, a single window of DNA contains:
- the def gene encoding peptide deformylase, with protein sequence MIREILKMGDERLLRVAKPVPEEMFDTPQLWQLLDDMLQTMEHAGGVGLAAPQIGVDLQLVVFGFEHSERYPDAEAVPQTILINPLITPLSPALEEDWEGCLSVPGLRGMVERFHKIRYEGFTPKGEPVVRVAEGFHARVVQHECDHLIGRLYPSRIKDFTKFGFIEVLFPDLEPGTKE encoded by the coding sequence ATGATTCGTGAAATTCTGAAAATGGGCGACGAGCGTTTATTGCGTGTAGCCAAACCGGTGCCAGAGGAGATGTTCGACACGCCGCAGCTTTGGCAGTTACTGGACGACATGCTGCAAACCATGGAGCACGCGGGTGGCGTAGGTCTGGCAGCGCCTCAGATCGGCGTTGATCTGCAACTGGTGGTCTTTGGTTTTGAGCACAGCGAGCGTTACCCGGATGCCGAGGCCGTGCCGCAGACCATCCTGATCAACCCGCTGATCACGCCGCTGAGCCCGGCTTTAGAAGAAGACTGGGAAGGTTGCCTGTCAGTGCCCGGCCTGCGCGGGATGGTCGAGCGTTTTCACAAGATCCGTTACGAAGGTTTTACCCCTAAAGGTGAGCCGGTCGTACGCGTGGCCGAAGGTTTTCACGCAAGGGTGGTGCAACATGAATGCGACCACCTGATCGGCCGCCTGTACCCGTCACGGATCAAGGATTTCACCAAGTTCGGCTTTATTGAGGTGCTGTTCCCGGATCTGGAGCCCGGCACGAAGGAGTAG
- a CDS encoding YihY/virulence factor BrkB family protein, producing the protein MFVPGLNGLPLGKVLIRTVKEFIDDEMSTYASALAYQMLFSLFPFILFLIALIGFLHLPDFFTWLRLQSELVLPPQALEQVNPVIDQLQQSKGGLLSVGIVIALWTASAGVRLMMSAMNAAYDVVEGRPIWKRFPLSIFYTIGIAGMLLVAAALMVLGPQVMSWLAGQVGLEDFVVTLWTILRWPVVILLMMIAVAVMYYVMPDVEQKFRFITPGSVLAVVVWIVASLGFAFYVKTFADYNAMYGSIGAIIVLLLYFYISSAVLLLGAEMNAVIEHLSAEGKNPGEKTFNESEDSDPKHHVSGLGRDHSIKPTSDEN; encoded by the coding sequence ATGTTTGTTCCAGGCTTGAACGGCCTGCCCTTGGGCAAAGTATTGATCCGCACGGTCAAGGAATTCATCGACGATGAAATGTCGACCTATGCGTCGGCACTGGCCTATCAAATGTTGTTTTCGCTGTTCCCCTTCATTCTGTTTCTGATCGCACTGATCGGCTTTTTGCATCTGCCCGACTTCTTTACCTGGCTGCGCCTGCAGTCCGAATTGGTGCTGCCGCCCCAAGCGCTGGAGCAGGTCAACCCGGTGATCGATCAGTTGCAGCAGTCCAAGGGCGGATTGCTGTCGGTGGGTATCGTGATTGCGCTGTGGACGGCTTCGGCGGGTGTGCGGTTGATGATGAGCGCGATGAATGCCGCGTATGACGTGGTTGAAGGGCGGCCCATCTGGAAGCGCTTTCCGCTGTCGATTTTTTACACCATAGGCATTGCCGGCATGCTCCTGGTTGCCGCTGCGCTGATGGTGCTCGGGCCGCAGGTGATGAGCTGGCTGGCGGGGCAGGTGGGGCTTGAAGATTTTGTGGTCACGCTGTGGACCATACTGCGCTGGCCGGTGGTTATTTTGCTGATGATGATCGCCGTGGCCGTGATGTATTACGTGATGCCCGACGTAGAGCAGAAATTTCGCTTCATTACGCCGGGCTCGGTGCTGGCGGTAGTTGTGTGGATTGTGGCGTCATTGGGTTTTGCTTTTTATGTAAAAACCTTCGCGGACTACAACGCCATGTATGGCAGTATCGGCGCGATTATCGTGCTGTTGCTGTACTTCTACATCTCGTCCGCGGTGCTGCTGCTGGGGGCGGAAATGAATGCCGTGATCGAGCATCTGTCGGCCGAAGGCAAGAATCCGGGTGAGAAAACCTTCAATGAATCTGAAGACTCTGATCCAAAGCACCATGTCTCCGGCCTGGGCCGCGACCATTCCATTAAACCCACTTCTGATGAAAACTGA
- the fadD1 gene encoding long-chain-fatty-acid--CoA ligase FadD1: protein MIEGFWKDKYPTGIAAEINPDEYPNIQTVLRESCQRFADKPAFSNLGKTITYGELYEQSGAFAAWLQQHTDLQPGDRIAVQLPNLLQYPIAVFGAIRAGLIVVNTNPLYTAREMEHQFKDSGAKALVCLANMAHLAEKVVPQTSVKYVIVTEVADMLSPFKRVLINSVIKYVKKMVPAYHLPQAIKFNEVLRKGQGQPVKEASPVSSDVAVLQYTGGTTGVAKGAMLSHRNLIANMLQCKALMGSNLNEGCEILITPLPLYHIYAFTFHCMAMMLLGNHNVLISNPRDLPAMVKELSKWKFTGFVGLNTLFVALCNNEAFRKLDFSALKVTLSGGMALQLSVAERWKTVTGCPICEGYGMTETSPVASVNPIQNIQVGTIGIPMPSTLCKVINDAGEELPLGEVGELCIKGPQVMKGYWERPDATAEIMDSEGWLKSGDIAIIQPDGYMRIVDRKKDMILVSGFNVYPNELEDVMASLPGVLQSAAIGIPDEKTGELIKVFIVVKPGMTLTKDQVMAHMRANLTAYKAPKFVEFRDSLPTTNVGKILRRELRDEELRKLGLKK, encoded by the coding sequence ATGATTGAAGGCTTTTGGAAGGACAAGTACCCAACAGGGATTGCTGCTGAAATCAACCCGGATGAATACCCAAATATTCAGACGGTACTGCGGGAATCTTGCCAGCGTTTCGCCGATAAACCGGCGTTCAGTAACCTCGGTAAAACCATCACCTACGGCGAGCTCTACGAGCAGTCGGGTGCTTTTGCTGCCTGGTTGCAGCAGCACACCGACCTGCAACCCGGCGATCGTATCGCCGTACAGTTGCCCAACTTGTTGCAATACCCGATCGCTGTGTTCGGAGCCATCCGCGCCGGCTTGATCGTGGTTAATACCAACCCGCTGTACACCGCACGGGAAATGGAACATCAGTTCAAGGACTCCGGCGCCAAGGCGCTGGTCTGTCTGGCGAACATGGCGCATCTGGCCGAGAAGGTTGTGCCGCAGACCTCGGTCAAGTATGTGATCGTCACCGAAGTGGCCGACATGCTGTCGCCCTTCAAGCGTGTGCTGATCAACAGTGTCATCAAGTATGTGAAGAAAATGGTTCCGGCCTATCACTTGCCCCAGGCCATCAAGTTCAACGAAGTGCTGCGCAAAGGGCAGGGCCAGCCGGTCAAGGAAGCCAGCCCGGTCAGCAGTGATGTTGCCGTGCTGCAATACACCGGCGGCACCACGGGCGTGGCCAAGGGCGCGATGCTGAGCCACCGTAACCTGATTGCCAACATGTTGCAGTGCAAGGCGTTGATGGGCTCCAACCTCAATGAGGGGTGTGAAATCCTGATCACGCCATTGCCGCTGTACCACATCTACGCGTTTACCTTTCACTGCATGGCGATGATGTTGCTCGGCAACCATAACGTGCTGATCAGCAACCCGCGTGATTTGCCGGCGATGGTTAAAGAACTGTCCAAGTGGAAGTTCACCGGTTTTGTCGGCCTCAATACCCTGTTTGTGGCGCTGTGCAATAACGAAGCGTTCCGCAAGCTGGACTTTTCAGCCCTCAAGGTGACGTTGTCGGGCGGCATGGCGTTGCAACTGTCAGTGGCCGAACGCTGGAAAACCGTGACCGGTTGCCCGATCTGTGAAGGCTACGGCATGACCGAAACCAGCCCTGTGGCCTCGGTAAACCCGATCCAGAACATCCAGGTGGGCACTATCGGCATTCCGATGCCTTCGACCCTGTGCAAAGTGATCAACGATGCGGGTGAGGAGTTGCCTCTGGGTGAGGTGGGCGAGCTGTGCATCAAGGGTCCGCAGGTCATGAAAGGCTACTGGGAGCGTCCTGACGCGACCGCCGAAATCATGGACAGCGAAGGCTGGTTGAAGTCCGGTGATATCGCGATCATTCAGCCTGATGGCTATATGCGTATCGTCGATCGCAAAAAAGACATGATCCTGGTCTCGGGCTTCAATGTTTACCCCAACGAGCTGGAAGATGTGATGGCCTCGTTGCCGGGCGTCTTGCAGTCAGCGGCCATTGGTATCCCTGATGAAAAAACCGGTGAGCTGATCAAGGTGTTTATCGTGGTCAAGCCGGGCATGACGCTGACCAAGGATCAGGTGATGGCTCATATGCGCGCTAACCTGACGGCCTACAAGGCACCGAAATTCGTCGAGTTCCGCGACAGCTTGCCGACTACCAACGTGGGCAAAATCCTGCGTCGTGAGTTGCGAGATGAAGAGCTGAGGAAGCTGGGCCTTAAAAAGTAA
- the fadD2 gene encoding long-chain-fatty-acid--CoA ligase FadD2: MQPDFWNDKRPAGVPLDIDMTTFKSVVDVFERSCKKFADRPAFSNLGVTITYAELERYSAAFAGYLQEYTDLKPGDRIAVQMPNTLQYPIAVFGAMRAGLVVVNTNPLYTSREMLHQFKSAGIRALVYLNMFGKRVQEVLKDTEIDYLIEARMGDMMPAAKGWITNLVVDKVKKLVPAYQLPQAISFKSVLRRGAGQVIRPLTVSLDDTAVLQYTGGTTGLPKGAMLTHGNLIANMQQLRACLSQHGADGQPILKDGREIMIGPLPLYHIYAFTANCMGMMVTGNHNVLITNPRDIKGFIKELKNWKFTAFLGLNTLFVALMDHPDFKTLDFSGLKITNSGGTALVKATAERWEKITGCRIVEGYGLTETSPVASANPCGSLARLGTVGMPVPGTAMKVISDEGVDLGLGERGELCVKGPQVMKGYWQNPEATAEVLDAEGWFKTGDVAVIDPDGFVRIVDRKKDLIIVSGFNVYPNEIEDIVMAHPKVANCAVIGVPDERTGEAVKLFVVPRAGGVTVEELKAYCKDNFTGYKVPKQIVLRESLPMTPVGKILRRELRDIA; this comes from the coding sequence ATGCAACCTGATTTCTGGAATGATAAACGCCCGGCCGGTGTGCCGCTGGACATCGACATGACGACTTTCAAGTCGGTGGTTGATGTGTTTGAACGCTCCTGCAAGAAGTTCGCAGATCGCCCGGCTTTCAGCAATTTGGGGGTGACCATCACCTATGCCGAGCTGGAGCGCTACAGTGCCGCTTTTGCCGGCTATCTGCAGGAATATACCGATCTCAAACCCGGCGACCGTATCGCCGTGCAAATGCCCAACACCCTGCAATACCCGATTGCCGTTTTCGGTGCCATGCGTGCGGGGCTGGTGGTGGTCAACACCAACCCGCTCTACACCTCGCGCGAGATGCTCCACCAGTTCAAGAGCGCGGGCATTCGCGCGCTGGTGTACCTGAACATGTTCGGCAAACGCGTGCAGGAAGTGCTCAAAGACACCGAAATCGACTACCTGATCGAAGCCAGAATGGGCGACATGATGCCGGCCGCCAAAGGCTGGATCACCAATCTGGTGGTCGACAAGGTCAAAAAGCTGGTACCGGCTTATCAGTTGCCCCAGGCGATTTCCTTCAAAAGCGTTTTGCGCCGGGGCGCCGGGCAAGTTATCCGCCCCCTGACGGTATCGCTGGACGACACCGCGGTTCTGCAATACACCGGCGGCACCACCGGCCTGCCCAAAGGCGCGATGCTGACCCATGGCAATCTGATCGCCAATATGCAGCAGCTTCGCGCTTGCCTGTCCCAGCATGGGGCTGACGGTCAGCCCATTCTCAAGGACGGTCGCGAGATCATGATCGGGCCTTTGCCGCTGTACCATATCTATGCATTCACCGCTAATTGCATGGGCATGATGGTCACCGGCAACCACAACGTCCTGATCACCAACCCGCGTGACATCAAAGGCTTCATCAAGGAACTCAAGAACTGGAAATTCACCGCGTTCCTGGGGCTCAACACCTTGTTTGTGGCGCTGATGGACCACCCGGACTTCAAGACCCTGGATTTCTCAGGGCTTAAAATCACCAACTCGGGCGGCACGGCGCTGGTCAAGGCCACGGCCGAGCGCTGGGAAAAAATCACGGGGTGCCGGATTGTCGAAGGTTACGGCCTGACAGAAACTTCGCCGGTGGCCAGTGCCAACCCCTGTGGTTCTCTGGCAAGGCTGGGGACGGTGGGCATGCCGGTTCCGGGGACGGCCATGAAAGTGATCAGCGACGAGGGTGTAGACCTGGGATTGGGCGAACGGGGCGAGCTCTGTGTCAAAGGCCCGCAAGTGATGAAAGGCTACTGGCAAAACCCCGAAGCCACCGCCGAAGTACTGGACGCCGAAGGGTGGTTCAAGACCGGTGATGTCGCGGTCATAGATCCTGACGGTTTTGTCCGCATCGTCGACCGCAAGAAAGACCTGATTATCGTCTCGGGCTTCAATGTGTACCCCAACGAAATCGAAGACATCGTCATGGCGCACCCCAAAGTGGCGAACTGTGCGGTGATTGGCGTTCCCGACGAACGTACGGGGGAGGCGGTCAAACTGTTTGTAGTGCCCCGCGCAGGCGGAGTAACCGTTGAAGAGCTGAAAGCTTACTGCAAAGACAATTTCACCGGTTACAAGGTGCCCAAGCAGATAGTGCTGCGCGAGTCTTTGCCCATGACGCCGGTGGGCAAAATCCTGCGGCGTGAGTTACGTGATATCGCCTGA